One genomic segment of Protaetiibacter intestinalis includes these proteins:
- a CDS encoding ABC transporter ATP-binding protein produces MTSPIPVRALPRTSENSLLADAGSGTRVEFRGIVKDYGATRVLHGLDLDIAPGEFVSLLGPSGCGKTTALRVLAGLEQANGGAVLLGGTDVSGVPTNRRDIGMVFQSYSLFPHLRVIDNTAFGLLRRKVAKAEALRRAGDALALVGLDHLADRFPHQLSGGQQQRVALARALVTEPRVLLLDEPLSALDAKVRVQLRDEIRRIQLRLGITTVFVTHDQEEALAVSDRIAVMNAGRIEQIGTPEELYLSPATPGVAAFVGLSSLVPGVGAGDTVRVWEWTLPIAGDAATGEVEVFVRPENVRLVAAGGVEAVVQESTFLGSFRRTLVRTTDGVLVRVQHPASERVEYDDRVRIALDLEPVSVRPHP; encoded by the coding sequence ATGACCTCGCCCATCCCCGTGCGGGCGCTCCCCCGCACCTCCGAGAACTCGCTGCTCGCGGATGCCGGAAGCGGCACCCGCGTCGAGTTCCGCGGCATCGTGAAGGACTACGGCGCGACCCGCGTGCTGCACGGGCTCGACCTCGACATCGCGCCGGGCGAGTTCGTGTCGCTGCTCGGGCCGTCGGGCTGCGGCAAGACGACCGCGCTGCGGGTGCTCGCCGGCCTCGAGCAGGCGAACGGCGGCGCCGTGCTGCTCGGCGGCACCGACGTGTCGGGCGTGCCCACCAACAGGCGCGACATCGGCATGGTGTTCCAGTCGTACTCGCTCTTCCCGCACCTGCGGGTGATCGACAACACGGCGTTCGGTCTGCTGCGGCGCAAGGTCGCGAAGGCCGAGGCGTTGCGCCGGGCGGGTGACGCGCTCGCGCTCGTCGGCCTCGACCACCTCGCCGACCGCTTCCCGCACCAGCTGTCGGGCGGGCAGCAGCAGCGCGTCGCGCTCGCCCGCGCGCTCGTGACCGAGCCCCGGGTGCTGCTGCTCGACGAGCCGCTCTCGGCCCTGGACGCGAAGGTGCGCGTGCAGCTGCGCGACGAGATCCGCCGCATCCAGCTGCGCCTCGGCATCACGACGGTGTTCGTGACGCACGACCAGGAGGAGGCGCTCGCCGTCTCCGACCGCATCGCCGTCATGAACGCGGGGCGCATCGAGCAGATCGGCACGCCGGAGGAGCTCTACCTCTCGCCCGCGACCCCCGGGGTGGCGGCGTTCGTGGGGCTCTCGAGCCTCGTGCCGGGCGTCGGCGCCGGCGACACGGTGCGCGTCTGGGAGTGGACGCTGCCGATCGCGGGCGATGCCGCCACGGGCGAGGTCGAGGTGTTCGTGCGCCCCGAGAACGTGCGGCTGGTCGCCGCGGGCGGCGTCGAGGCGGTCGTGCAGGAGAGCACCTTCCTCGGCAGCTTCCGCCGCACCCTCGTGCGCACGACGGATGGCGTCCTCGTGCGGGTGCAGCATCCGGCCTCCGAGCGCGTCGAGTACGACGACCGCGTGCGCATCGCGCTCGACCTCGAGCCCGTCTCGGTCCGTCCGCACCCCTGA